The sequence CcattgccctgagctcccttctgTGGCCTCACACTCCAGGCCTGTCCCGTtccttgcctcttgaccacagcacccccctgaccATGGCACCTTGGGCGGTCACCCAcccataaggccagccctgactTAAAGAAGTATAATATTTTCCTAACTAATCCTCGCTTTACTTGAGCAGTTTCTAACGGGCCAGGCTTGAATGAGTACCTAGCAGCAGCTGTGCTTGGCCGTAAAATCCCTGCCCTGCCAATATCTCTGATGATTACTTTCAGTCCTCTCTCTAGAGCCATGACTGTGAGCCAGCgagaaaggagaagggaaaataCCCATCCTGAGCGCAAGATCCAGCCTCTTATTAAACGGCCATCTAATGCTAACAGAGGGTTTTACAGAGTGGAACAATTAGGAACATAAGCACTGCCAGACTGGATGGGACCCCCGGTCCGTCTTGTCCAgtgccctgtctctgacagtggtcagcacCAGGTGCTTCAGTGCAAGAAGGTGCAAGAACTCCACAGACGGCAGATGTGGAACAGCCTGCCCCCCATTGGATCAGAATGATACTTAATGTAAGGGGCAGATTATGCTCAAGGGTGtcagagccttcccaaaagtggggggCCTGAGGAGTGGGGGCCtgtccttcctcttcctctgaggctctgcccctcccccaggaggcCCCTCCTCTTatccccaaggccccgctcctGGACAAGCCGCGGTGGGCTGGCACCAAAAGCAGCCCCCTGCCCGTGTCCCCGGTCCCCGGACCTCCTGCCCAGGGTGGAGGGActcaggctccccacagctgcccatgtggctcttaccatggccaggctgtggctctgagcagcccccacccccggcgGGAGCCGGGTCAGCGACAGAGCCGCGTGGGCAGCTGTAGGGAGCCGGTGTGGAGTCGTGGACCCTCCACCTCCACcagccctgggctgggcagggagccgggggtgGGAATGGTGGAGGGTCCATGTGGCTCCCACAACTTCCCGGGTTCCCTGGCCGAGCTCCACCAGCTgcctgctggcctggctggggggtggatcctgagggggaagagaagaggaaggaggtggggtctgccctggagaaaagtgGACAGGTCAGGCCCACCACTTTCAAAACTGGGAGGGCCCTGGCCCCCTGACCCACCCTGTTCCAGTGCCACTGATTATGCTACCTCTGCCTGCTGCAGGGTTCTTAACACCTTCCTCAGAAGTAGCTGCCATATTGGGAACATGGGTCTGATGCAGTAAGTTTAAAAACTATATGACCGTTGGTTAGCATATGAATATTGTTAATAGTATTTATTACCTAGAGATTTTATTATCCCCCCCCTCCATTTCCATGCTTGTTCTAATGCCACTAGACACTGTCATCAAAATAGAACAGCAGTGTCCTTTCCTGGACAAACATTTTCCGTAATACATAACAAAATGGAGCAGGAAGATTCTCCCTTTTCAAGAGGTATTGGAAGATTCCAACTGTGGTCTGGGTCCTGAGGAAGAATCTGTGAAATTTACAAAGGTGCAAGAAGAGGTCAGATTTCCTTCCACTCAGCAAAACTGAACTTTAAAGCCTGAACCTTCTCCTTCCTCTTGGCCATAGTAGGATCAGCTAATAGATTAGTGAGTTTATCTGCCTGCCGCTAGTAACATTATATTCACTGCTATGGTGGCACTAGTGAAAGATTTACAGCCTGGACTATAATTTGTAGTTagacaaggtgggttaggtaatatcttttattggatcaacttctgttggtgagagagacaagctttcaagctacacagagctctacttcaggtctgacctgaagaaaagctctgtgtgtggctcaaaagcttgtctctctcaccaacagaagttggcccaataaaagatattagagaggcaaggggAGGGAGCAAGGTGATATCCTGCGACGGACCGACACAGctgcaactacactgcatactgtAATTTGTGGTGTTCGTTGCTGCCATTTAGTGTCATCTCTTAAATTAGTACAACTTCAGATTAGTTTTTCAGGCACTAAAGAAAATAGTGTAAATGGAGACACGAGGGGTGGGCAAGAAAAAAAGCCACAGGACACTTTTTTATTAGGACAAATTTGTGAGAGGCAGGATTgccctgtggttaaggcactggcttgagatttaggagacctgggctcaattcCTGGCTCTTTGTGATCATTGGTAAGTCATCGTAGGCCCAGATCCTTCAAGGTACCTAACTCTCAGCTTGGCctcaggccccaattcagaaatgcacttaagcacatgtttcagTTCATCCCCGCGTTGGGcaatatttaagcatgtgcataattaGTGTCATGAATACACATGGTGGCTTTAATCTCTCTGGCCCCAGGCCTTAAAGGGTCCCATTGACGCACGTCAGGAACAGCATAAGAGTCACAGAAAGGACCTCTGCCATATACCATAGGAGGCTCAGAGGTTTATAGCAGCATTGCCACTGGTTCTAGGATGAACTACCAAGAGTAGGAGGAATATTACTGGAAGAAGAAATGACCATTACAATCAGGTCTGCAAGGCTGATCTGAAGCCCATCCAAAACAATGAAGATTTTCCCATTGACTGCTGTGGGCTTGGAATTGGGTCCTGAGTGTCTTTGTagtgggttgtttttgttttggctcCATCCAACCTAACAATGCCAGTGAAAAAAGCAACAAGGACTCAACTCTGAATTTTCCTGTGTGCTTTAAGTGATAACCTTTTTATGACTAAGTTACTACCTTTATTTCTTTGCAAATCAAGAAGTCCTTGCACTGATTCATTATATCTGGCTAAAGTACAGTCACAGATTAGGGCATGTTAGTACACCTGGAAGTTAATGTCCAGCATTAAGTATGAGTCCACTCTTCTTCCCATTGACGGCATTGACAAGATGCCTACTGGCTTttatgggagcaggattgggaaCCTCAATGCCACAAACAGGTACTAGAGATTCCTCTATTACCCCTCTGCAGTTTTGCCCATTTTAAGCAGGTATCTTAATTCCTTAAAAAGAAACTCCAAACTCAGCtgtctgtaaagtgctctgaAGTTTTTAACCTTGATGGCAGCTATCGGTTCAAACACAACTGTATGGTACTTAGCTTTAATAAAAGAGCCGAGACTACAGTTGCTTGGAAATTTTCCATCAATAGACATTTTGATGGGGAAAAAGAAGTCATGGAGAAATTTTCTGGTCAGCATTATTAAGAAATAAAAAGTGTGCTTTCATGTGAATAAAATGATCCTGATTTTGCGTCCCTCCCTCACCTCAAATAATACCTTACACCATGAGAAGTCCCACTGAATAAGGTCCTACTGAACATAAACATTAGAAGAGAAGCAGCGTGTGTGATGGATATGGTAATTTCCCACCATATCACTGGGAGATCTTCCTGTATTAAGGCTGTGTGTCATTGTGGGGCAAGGATTGTCTAATTCTATGGGGGAGGGTTGCCATAACCCACCAAGAGCTAAGAAGATGTTGGGGGtaattaggcaaattcactcagttTGTGACACCTCCAGAGAGCTACCACCACTTGGAGAGGCTCACGTAAACTGGTTCAatctggattctccagagaccaacagacaaagaaaggactttgggataaatagcctgagttgaAATGAACTCTATGGCCATTTTTTCAATGGACAGGAACTTCTGTCCAGCAGGGGCCCCAAACCTTCCTAGGAGGGGTTGGAAGGACCTTGGCCTCCTGAGGCCCCAtgagactgatgggtgacctcaGGTAAGATGTTAGCATTCATATAGGAActctgtttttaatgtttttgctGTAGTGTTTAccccttaagaataaatgtgcttgcttagaaagagctgtgtggaaaCTCCTAGCAGGGGGCAATAACACTGTTAATAGcctctgaagaaaaagaaaagcgcAACACAGAGTGTCTAAGccatctggcttgctggggatatcacagtgtaggcagggaaccaTGCAGCCTGGTataaccctggtcaggagggagagaggggtaggtctctgcccaagagacgTTATAGCTAGGAGCCTAGAGTGGAACACGGAGGGGAGTATAAGTGGAGgagccctgaactgtgacagcatGGCCTAGCAGATAGGGCCATAGACTAGGATTCAGGAGAGTAGGcatctattcttggctctgccactgatctgctgcatcaccttgggcaagtcacttcaccactccatgcctcagtttcccttgaaGCCCTACATCTGTttcaactgtaagctctttgaggcagggattgtctcttgctGTGTGTAAGTACAACATCTAGAGTACTAAGGCACCAATAGGCGCTACTGTGATACAAACACATGGTAATAAGAACAATCCATCGGAAAAGAAGCACACATCTTTAAAGTTTAGATTGTGTTGCTTTAACACAAACTCAGGTGTTTCTCCTCAGTTCTGTCAACTCACACTATGGCCCTCCATGAATAAATGCCAACAGATGCTGAGATCCAAAGAGATCTTGGATTCTTTATTAAGGATGCTCCACACCCATCCCCCCAGGCCCTAACTGCATCCCCTGGCCTCTCACCTATCCCCCCAGTGCCCCTAGGCCCCACGGCCTAGGGGCAATGGGGCCTAAGAGTTAATGTCTGGCTTTTATGTTTTACGATCGCATGGCATGAGGAACGCTGACTGTTAGAAATATTGGACTTGCAGAAGCTGGAACCCACTGACCTTCCGCAAGTAATCACTTCTGAAaagctcctcagccagcaggaaggggcagcagcccaAAAAGCAAAGGTGGGTGTTCCCACAATACAGGTAAAACTGGCACAGTTGCACCATTACCTTGCACAGCATGCTGGGAAATTCAAGTAGCCCGCAGTTTTCCAGACATGTGCTTTGATCATTTACAGGGCTTGGtctaaagctcactgaagtcagtgcgagtcttccactgacttcaatgggctttagatcaagtCCATAGTCAGCCACTTCCCACCAGGCGTGCTGTGCCCCTCTCTCTCGCTAGCCACTTATGAGAGGTCTCATTTTAAGGCCAAATAGTCTTCTCTATTATGCTCACATAACCCCATCAAAGCCAACATGGTTGCAACCATGCAAGTGAGAACAGACCATGTGGTTGTTTATCCCAGGTGTTCTCAGCTTCGGCTAGCCAAGAGCTGCACTGGTGAGCAGACTGGCTGCAACAATGTGTatatgggagggaaggggaggagggcagaaatTTGACATGTGAAAAAAGTTTGACCAGCTCTTTTGGGAAGTTGTCTGGGGCCAGAGCGTTCCATTTAGGGCTGGATCCTGGTTACATCGAAGTCAAAAGTTAACTTCCTTTGGACTCTGGGGGCAGTAGTAAGGCCTCTTACTGGTGCAAAATAAGAGATTGCAACCTCCCTCATCTTTAATTTTGAGCAGCCTGGCAGATGGGATCTAGCTAAAGCAATTGCAGTGTAGCATCAGTAAGCCAAGGGGTCAAAACGACATTCACTAATATGGAGCCCCACTTGAGgctcagatcctcagaggtacttaggtgcctcactcccattgatttcGTCAGGAGTTAGACATCAGAAGCATTCAGGTGGTCTGGATGTTAGGGCCTGATGTTCAGAAGTGCTTTCAGCACCTGGCTTCCCCCAGCAGGCAAACCACATTCTCTGTGTGTGGTAATTGTCCTCACAGTGCTACAGTGAGATTGCACAGGGTTTTACAGCTGTAGCGTTCCTTTCGTTTTAACCGCTCAATGGGCTTTTTGCTAATCGACTTTAGTGAGTGCTTCCGATGCCCAGAATCTTTGAAAAAAATTGGCTGTCTCCAGGTGAGCATTCAGGAATGTGCCTCGTGGGAGGTGCAGCTTTCCGCTTAATATACTCCGTAAAAATCAGAACCATAGCACAACCGCTAGTGATAGTTATCTAGCAGAGCAAGAGGAGAACAGGGAGAATGCAGTATTCTCAACCCCAGTCACTCACAAATGATGAGCCATGCCCCCCCaacatgagattttaaaaatctcattatttaaAAGTCCGTAATCTGGGGGCTCTTCTAATTTTTCACCAGCTGTTGGCCAATTTGGGAGTCACATTTTTAAacttctctgcaaccaggagggccAGAAACGGtttggggttgttgttgtttttttttaatgtaaactgaGATTTTTAAGTAATTACCTGATCCCAAGAgttggagctttaagaaaaacaccaaatattgagaGACTTGCAATAACAttgacagagttggcaacagacCTCTGTATCTGGTAAGCGGCCTCTTCATGCATTGAGGGGAATGGGGTTGGATTTTATAGCTGTGAGCCAGTGAGTTTGTTTCAagcattgcattttttttttaaatactgtgcaAGGAGCTGGAGAAGCGAGTGCAAACTGCAAAATATACGTCTGGAAGACGACAGCACTTACACAAGCTGCAGATGTTAGAAATGAACCGCAAGCGAGAAGAGGTAAAGCCGCAATCTTGTTGGATTTTGAAGATGTTTGAAAGAGGGAACTGGAATGATAAAATCCATGCTTGGGTGAACTCAGCCTGTAGGTCTGGTGGTCCAGCTGCTGTTGCATCTGGATTCAGATCAGGAAGGGAGATGCTCAGACTCATTTCTCTACCTGGCTGGGTTCTATATTACCAGCCTTTGTCTTCATTGTCTCTCTTGTGGCTGCTCCTTTGTCCTCACCTTTGTATTTGAATTTCCTCCCTGTGTAGTGGTTGCCATTGTGCCACCCACTACTCAACTGGAAAAGTGAAATGAATGATTTTCTGATGACATCCAAGCCATGTACTGAATCACAGAGACAGTGGGAGCTGGTACCTTGCCTTAGAAACCATCCATGGTGCCTGAAGAGCAGTTCTCTGGGCCACGTTCTCCTCTGTTATCGTGTcatccattgactccagtgggactgGATTGATGTAACCAATTATTTGACCTTCAGTATGTGTATCTGTTGATGCTTTGGAGAACAGAAGCCTTGTGTTCATCTCAGAACTTACACTGTGTCCCTCTGCCAGTAGGGAGCATGCTGGCTTACGTGTATTATGCCCCCACTAGTTGTCCCCTTGAGGGCccactgtggtagcagctgctaGAGTTATTCCAGTGGCTCAAGTGATAATGGCATATGAAGTGCTGGAGATCCCACGTTCAGTCCTGCCTGGTGGATGTTGTTTTAAATAcccttttcctccctctcctcaaGGCAGAGTCATGCCTTATGAGAGACAGTGTTTCTCAGTGGGCAGAGCACTGGACAGAgtaaggagacctgggtttttttcctagctctgctggatgaccttgggcacatgctttcagtttcccatctgtaaaatggggataatgagagTTTGTAAAGCATTTCAAGACCTTCAGAAGAAAGGTGCTAGACAAGAGCTTGGTTTTCTGTATTTTTCGTAATTTACGTGGTGGGAATGAGGCCAAGAATATCagtatgggggggcgggggaaggaagcACAGATCTTAGTATTTTTATTCAGATGGTCTCAGATAACAGTTGAATCTAATATCTGTTATTTCCTGGAAAAGCTGAGCAATTATTCCTGATTTGAAATATTTGACCACTGTCTGTGGATGACCTGAGTGTGACGggttccccaccccctcaggcTGGTGGGTCAGTGAGCTCAGTGATACCCCAGTTCCAGATGGCCCCCCAGGGGGGAACCCATTACACTAAGAACTCAGCCATATTTGCAATCTGACAGGGCCCGATTCTGCAAACTTGTATTTGAGCTCGTAAAATTATTCAAGTGCCTATTTGTTTGCAGAATTAGGCCATAAGCCTAAAGGAATGCTGAGTTTAGATGTTAAACCCTTGGAAAACGAGTTACCTATTTACTCCTCTATTGCTCATACAGATGAATCATTTACAAAGCCAGGAGGAACTGCAGAAAAGTCTCCACAGGGAGGAAAAaatcaacaaacaaaaaacaagggaGCTCAAGGCTAAGAAAGTCCTCAAAAATCTTCAGAGAAACAATTGCTCTGAAGGTGAAGACCTTGTCCCCGTTGAGCATGATCAAACTTTTAATGGAGACCATGGTAAGTAGAGTCATTTTCCCATGAGATGTAAACTTATTTGATGTTTGGAAGTTTCACTTTATGCAAGCCAGTGACTGGGGGCCCTAAACCCCTGCAACTGTTCAGTCTCCTGGAATGCACCCTACATGTTGTAAAGATGGAGTTCAGAAGGGCCTCCAGGAAGCAGAATTAAATATGGCAGCATTGCAATAAGTCAGGGAGCCTCATAGGGAGGAACCTCTGAACCTTCTTAGTTAATGGCTTCTAAATAGGTAAAAGCAACCACAACTCTGGGCCCAAGTTTAGGACCTATTTAGTTCTCTGCCTGGCCTCCTCTTTCACATATGTGAGGAAAAGCAGCCTGACTGTGACCCCACGCTGTCTGTCTCCCTTTACAAAAACGTTCCACAGTAAGGATCCAAAATACTCTGGAGCAAATCTTCAGCTCCATTGCCCCTTTCTGCCACTCTGGCGATATGAAGGGGCCATAAAGTTACCCTAACTGGGCAGCGGAGAttctgttcccccttcccctgcaccccGAACCTCTGCCATATTGGTATGTGGTGGGCATTCATGGGGAATCACTGGAGTCCTGCTGTGTTCCAGTGGTCCTCAGCACTGCCCCTGGGGACCCGTAACAAGCTGCTACATGTTAGAGGAGCCTCAGAACTACTCTAACGTGTGAACAGGCGGGGGAATACCAGTCAGCATCACCTCCAAGGGATCAGAAAGTGCAAAACCAGCATGCAGcccgctctgccccctcctcttGGGTCCCGCGCTGACTCCAGCTTGGCCAGAGCCAGGGACTGGGCCCTACGTCTCTCGGTACTGACACTGTGGGATTGGTATCTATCTCTGTAGAGTGCATGACTCTTAGGCGGTATTAGAGTGTTTACTTTCTAAGAGTTACCAGTGACTAATTAAGACATGCCCAGTTAATTTGGCCACCAACTTGAGTTACTATGGCTGTTTCTTCATTGTAACACACAGACATTTATATcaggaaaaacaaagcaaaataccTGCCCACCATAATAGAAAAGGACTGATTTCCCTGCATGGCACTGGGCCGAGTTCATCCCTGGCGCCAGTACATGGACCTGCACTATGTAAAACTCCTGTATGGTTGCAATAATTAGCATACTGTAGaacagagtttctcaaactgtggtccatggaccaccagtggtccacaagctccattcaggtggtccgtggatagtttCCTCTAAGGTGCGTGTCTGGGCGgctgcacacgagagaatgacgggccacccacctaattagtggagccgtgcaggAGCCTGGAGAAGATTGCATATGTAAGGTggggtggtggccttgggggggaacAGGGgttaggtgggagggggcagtggagtgagaagaggaggtgggggaatttgggatgtgcagggctgaggcggccagagaaagaggcgactttccccagcttcagggctgtggctgccatggagagatggccctccttcctgcctcagctctgtggctgccgtggcaggggagagacccacctccttcccagccccagctcgggggctgccgtgGGAGGGGAGAGACCCACCTCTTTCCCAGTCCCAGCTCGGAGGCTGCCGTGGGAGGGGAGAGATCCATCTCTTTCCCagtcccagctcgggggctgccacggtgggggagagacagcacatccatcgcattagaaaggtaagactacggatattaaaatatgagttgtgtgcttttatttgcagaccaaaaaaatgttaattattattaacttttttttcatAGAATGCTTTTATCCAAAACGCTTTACAATAATTAgcaatggtacaaacaacatttggaaagatcattaagtagtccaagaccctcagcaattttcaagtggcccgcgaaaaaaaaaagtttgagaactactgcgtGTAGAAGAGGGGACTCAAGGCTTGTTCACTCCCTTGTTGTGGAACTTGGTATAGCaggctctccttccccctccccccgcctccagccaggtcacttatAGCTTCCCCGTAGCCCCTTCAGGGTAACCGAAAGTCCAACAAACAGTCTCAAGCCAAGTCTTCGGCCGGAGTTCTGAAACAGCATTTGTTTCACCTCTGGTCCCTGGGATCTTTGCACTCCCTTTTccagtggctggtggggagcCCAGGTCCTCCAGCAACTTttttgggttcaaaaaagaactagataaattcatggaggatcggtctatcaatggctattagacaggatgggcagggatggtgtccctagcctctgccagaagctgggaatgggcgacaagggatggatcacttgatgattccctgttctgttcattccctctggggcacctggcactggccactgtcggaagacaggatactgggctagatggacctttggtctgacccagtacggccgttctcatgttctccctcttctctgagctccagcccagggccctttgagaaaataaatgcaaaaaggaggagacagacaaggggcctgatcctgtacctGTTTGGGGCAGGCTTTTCCAGTTCTCTGAACTTTCTCTGCCCTATGCTGACTGGCTGTTTGCTTCAACCTTCCCCCTCGTCCTCTGTGTcaccccacacctgcccctcttaccctcctcttccctgccctgtccccctcaccCACTTCCCTTCActgtctcctctcccttcccttttctgtcCATTTAGCTGATCCTCTCCTAAATATATGCAgataaaggaaacaaaatgagAGAAAACCCCCCATGGAACTGACAtgacatttgctgccatcacattgttcacatTGTGTGTCCTACCCCTTCCCGCAGCCTCTGGCTGTCTATAtggtaatctctttggggcagcatCTGTCTCTTTGTtgcatttgtgcagcacctagcacaatgcagtCTGGGGCCATGCCTAGGGCTCGTAGGCTCTGCGATAATACAAGTACCAAACAGTTGCTCTTTGCTAGGTCTCTGGATTCTCTCGCTGATGCAGTGTAACTGTGACAGGTTCgatctaaatggaaaagcaccaggtttaagatggattccggTACCagatgacatggtcacatgtcctgtgagaccccaagccttcattcttcctggcctgactcacaggaaggcttgcaagtcaacagagccatctacagtcaattgtcctggttaatgggagccatcaagattccaaaccaccatcaatggcccatactttgcataattacaataggacctcagagttatatttcgtatttctagtttcagatacaagaatgatccATTCGTACAAATAGGATGagcacactcagtagattataagctttgtaatgataccttacaagagaccttttgcatggagcatattccagttacattatattcacactcattagcatattttcataaaatcatatagagtgcaacgtcacagtaaCATGTAATGATTTTGCTTCCTTAGCCTTgctggggaagagaaaggagcaAAAGCAGCGATAAGTTAGACTTCTAGGAAAACATTGTGggcataacaaaaaaaaaagggggctcccagaaattctgcttaTGTTTTCAACATCATAGTTGTCCACATTTCAAACAAGTCTGTCCAGTTTGTACTCACGTCTCCTTAGCAATGGGATGGTGTCACGGGGCGCAGTCCTCATCGCTAGAcaggtgcctcctcctggtcatgCTGGGGATTAGCTCGAGTCCAACACTCACATCTGCCCACCAGCGCTCTGTCTCTGCTCCCACCTACGGCTCCTCCCTCGGCTCCCagaactgcagcatcctctttgcgattcagccctccagctaggtcaTCATCTCTGTTTCTGccttccggggggggggaggggggaagaagagaaagggAGGGGGTAAAGTGCATATCACTGTCCTATTGCCCAGCCACTTTTCCGGTGGCGAGAGTGGCGGGGGGGTGGAGAAAACCTGGCCCTGCCCAGCCACTACTCCAGGCCCTAACCCAGGGATTTTGTAAATAGCAGCCTCTTGCAGCTCCTCTGTAACCTCTGTCAATGTGGCTCTGTTTTCCTGgtccacttccccatggccccagcaccttcttcaccctcacctcagggcccTCAGCTGCTCAGTCCTAGGAGCCAgtcactgctctgtccaaggtgcttctagttctctcagtcctccaggggTGCAGTCCTTACTCCCTGGGCTCCTAGCAGCAACTGATCCTACTttgctctgcagctcccttttatctgagcctgctgggcctgGATGTCTCCCTGCAATTCCCGCCTGATTGGCTGTGTTTCACGCAGCCTCTCTGGGTCCCTTGGAGGATTCCCCTCCATTGCTTCTTCTGGGACAGGGCATGAGAAACCCCATCTATGCCGGTGTGGGGTAGGTACCCCATCACAGATGGGTATAGTTTTTGGTGTGTAGGTGCATGAGGGTCTCCGTGGATGAATGGCTCTGTCTGTAGAGTTGGAGTGCCAAGGTCCAGGCTCCACTTTCCATCCTATGTGAGCCCTCAGCACAGGCTTCTGCTGGCCATCTGCatagggctgaatttcaccttaGCCTCATGCCCTGGATGAAAGTGAGTGTGAATCTGAGATCAGATTCAGGCCCACTATCTCTAGGGGAAGAACCCCAAAGACTCAGGAGTCCTGCCGGACCAGAGCGGAAGGGGACTCGCGGCTGAATACTGCTGGCAAAAGATATTTTAATTAGATAGCTGTCTAATAAAGATAGCTTTATTGTCCTAAAGAAACCCTTTAAAGTGCACCCTGTGGTTTCTGGTACACTTTGGTTAAACCTTTAATTACAGGCTGTCTCTAGTAGATGCCTAGTTTTTACTGATTGGTTGGATGGTCACGCAAGGCACATTCTACTGTATAGGCATATTAATGTGGAACAAAGATCACTGCATTCACAGGTCATGCCAGGACCACATTGCTCAGAGAGTGTGCTAAAAATAACACAAGCTGAAATTCGGATAGCTAGGAGAGTGCAACCTGCCTCCTGATGGAATACCTTGAACTAAGCCCTTGCGACTGAAGGGCTGGAGTCAGCCAAGGACAGCAAACCCTGAAGTGATGCTGTTCCACAGAGAGGCCTTTGAGACTGAGGAGAGTCTGATTCCTTTTGATGAAGAGTTTGTGCGGATGGCTCTGCTCATTCCATGTACATGTGTCCCTTGGTAGAACTCAATATAGCAGTGACTCCGCCATGGCCTGCCTGTCAGGATGCATTGTAGTCAGCCGTCGATTACGCTATACATATGGGACAGCCCTAGCAATTAATACAAATTCGCGGTGGAGCAGGCTCCTCTCCCTCTCATTCATTTGATGAAGAACTCATTCTGAACTGCTTCTCTGAGACCTTTAACTCTGTTTATGTTTTTTTCAAAGTACTCAAGGGCCTGATTCAGATCTCACTTGTCAATggcataaatccagagtaacttca comes from Lepidochelys kempii isolate rLepKem1 chromosome 6, rLepKem1.hap2, whole genome shotgun sequence and encodes:
- the CCDC198 gene encoding factor associated with metabolism and energy isoform X3; this translates as MNLKSYLRSYLDLMGTSHVNCKHARKLEPTDLPQVITSEKLLSQQEGAAAQKAKELEKRVQTAKYTSGRRQHLHKLQMLEMNRKREEMNHLQSQEELQKSLHREEKINKQKTRELKAKKVLKNLQRNNCSEGEDLVPVEHDQTFNGDHGNTWDGEFLEPHEMAESYPSQSSKVEMWFVKHQDPRDLFWDSSSTDSDDWKREERKLGHKPALVRTKTERIPLFDEFFDKEF